A window of bacterium genomic DNA:
GATCTGCCGCCTGCATACTCCAGAGGACGCGCGTCGGTTCCTGGAAAACGCTCGGGAGAGGGATATTCCTGTGGTTTTCCTGGGCGGCGGCAGCAACGTGCTGGCGGATGACGCGGGGTTCCAGGGCCTGGTCATGCACGTCGCGACGACCGACCTGGTGATCCGCGGCGACACGGTCCGGGCGGGGGCCGGCCTGGGATTCGACGCGCTGGTGACGGCCTCGCTGGAGGCGGGGCTCGCAGGCCTCGAATTCGCCTCGGGCATCCCCGGCACCCTCGGCGGAGCGCTGGTCGGCAACGCGGGATGCTACGGCCACGAGATCAGCGAGTTTCTCGTGGAAGCCACGATCCTGCGGGCGGACGGCCGGGTGGAGACGGTGGGGCCCGAAGACTTCGCCTTCGCCTACCGGCACACGGCCTACAAGGACCGCAGCGATCTGGTGCTCGACGCCGTGCTGCGCCTGCGGCGCGGGGACACGGCGGCGGCCGGCGAGACCCGCCTCGGGATCATCGCCGAACGGAGGCGCAAGCATCCGGTCGATCTCCCCTGTGCCGGCAGCTATTTCAGGAACCTGCCGCCTGACTCCCCGGGGGGCCGCCGGCGCGCCGCCGGCTCCCTGCTGGACCAGATCGGTGCCCGGGAGATGCGGGAGGGCGACGCGGCGGTCTTCGCGCGCCACGCCAACATCATCGTGAATCTGGGCGAGGCCGCGAGCCGGGACGTGCTGACCCTGGCGGAGCGCATGAGAGCGGCTGTCGCCGAGCGTTTCGGGGTCCGGCTCCGGGAAGAAGTGCGCC
This region includes:
- the murB gene encoding UDP-N-acetylmuramate dehydrogenase; amino-acid sequence: MHRHVPPDNRGKDTARIAEAIQAIAARHGDRMGLDVPLSRMTTLRIGGPALAICRLHTPEDARRFLENARERDIPVVFLGGGSNVLADDAGFQGLVMHVATTDLVIRGDTVRAGAGLGFDALVTASLEAGLAGLEFASGIPGTLGGALVGNAGCYGHEISEFLVEATILRADGRVETVGPEDFAFAYRHTAYKDRSDLVLDAVLRLRRGDTAAAGETRLGIIAERRRKHPVDLPCAGSYFRNLPPDSPGGRRRAAGSLLDQIGAREMREGDAAVFARHANIIVNLGEAASRDVLTLAERMRAAVAERFGVRLREEVRHLTRFGWQTGA